In Pseudemcibacter aquimaris, the sequence CCTGTGAGGAAAATACAGGGCGCTTGAATATAAGTGAATTAAGGTAGAGAAAAATGGCTAAAGAAAAATTTGAACGCAATAAGCCGCATTGTAACGTAGGTACAATCGGCCACGTTGACCACGGTAAGACAACTCTTACTGCGGCGATTACAAAAGTACTATCAGAAGTTGGTGACAGTGAAGCAGTTGACTTTGCAAACATCGATAAGGCTCCTGAAGAGCGTGAGCGTGGTATTACAATTTCCACAGCACACGTTGAGTACGAAACAGACAACCGTCACTATGCACACGTAGACTGCCCAGGACACGCTGACTATGTTAAGAACATGATCACTGGTGCTGCTCAGATGGACGGTGCTATCCTTGTTGTTAACGCAGCGGACGGACCAATGCCACAAACACGTGAGCATATCCTGCTTGCACGTCAGGTTGGTGTTCCGGCGCTTGTTGTTTACCTAAACAAAGTTGACCAAGTTGATGACGAAGAACTTCTAGAGCTTGTTGAAATGGAAATCCGTGAGCTACTAAGCGAGTATGAATTCCCTGGTGATGATATTCCAATCGTTGCGGGTTCTGCACTTGCTGCTATGGAAAGCCGTGACGACAACATTGGTAAAGAATCAATTCTTAAGCTGATGGAAGCTGTTGATGAGTATATCCCACAGCCAGAGCGTGCTATTGATGGCGCATTCCTAATGCCAAT encodes:
- the tuf gene encoding elongation factor Tu, which gives rise to MAKEKFERNKPHCNVGTIGHVDHGKTTLTAAITKVLSEVGDSEAVDFANIDKAPEERERGITISTAHVEYETDNRHYAHVDCPGHADYVKNMITGAAQMDGAILVVNAADGPMPQTREHILLARQVGVPALVVYLNKVDQVDDEELLELVEMEIRELLSEYEFPGDDIPIVAGSALAAMESRDDNIGKESILKLMEAVDEYIPQPERAIDGAFLMPIEDVFSISGRGTVVTGRVERGIVTVGDEVEIVGIKETQKTTVTGVEMFRKLLDTGEAGDNIGALIRGVGREEVERGQVLAHVGTITPHTKFKGEAYILTKDEGGRHTPFFTNYRPQFYFRTTDVTGVVTLEDGVEMVMPGDNVSVNVELINPIAMDEGLRFAIREGGRTVGAGVVAKIIE